From one Enterobacter kobei genomic stretch:
- the rffC gene encoding dTDP-4-amino-4,6-dideoxy-D-galactose acyltransferase: MKTPTLPLYGTVEALGWENQFFGLNSAIVRLSDSGPAITGPELDAWSRVQVKVPASDTARLDALQQYGFQLVEGEVDLALTLTTPVADPQAHIAGMDDIPRLRELAAQAFAQSRFRAPWYPPDASGRFYAQWIENAVKGEFDHQCLVFRAADGDIRAFVSLRQLNDHEARIGLLAGRGAGEALMQAASYWAQTRKLTTLRVATQVGNTAALKRYIQSGANVESTAYWLYR; encoded by the coding sequence GTGAAAACCCCAACGCTCCCGCTGTATGGCACGGTGGAAGCCCTTGGCTGGGAAAACCAGTTCTTTGGCCTTAACAGTGCCATTGTGCGGTTAAGCGACAGTGGCCCGGCAATTACCGGGCCCGAGCTGGACGCCTGGTCGCGGGTGCAGGTTAAAGTGCCTGCCAGCGATACGGCCCGACTGGACGCGCTGCAACAGTACGGCTTTCAGCTGGTGGAAGGGGAAGTGGATCTCGCGCTGACCCTCACCACGCCGGTTGCCGATCCTCAGGCGCACATCGCCGGCATGGACGACATACCGCGGTTACGTGAGCTGGCGGCGCAGGCATTCGCGCAAAGCCGTTTTCGCGCGCCCTGGTATCCGCCGGACGCCAGCGGACGTTTTTACGCCCAGTGGATTGAAAATGCCGTCAAAGGCGAGTTTGATCACCAGTGCCTGGTCTTCCGCGCCGCTGACGGCGACATCCGGGCCTTTGTCTCCCTGCGGCAGCTGAATGACCACGAAGCGCGTATTGGCCTGCTGGCCGGACGCGGCGCGGGTGAAGCACTGATGCAGGCGGCGTCATACTGGGCGCAGACGCGCAAACTGACAACGTTACGTGTGGCGACCCAGGTGGGGAATACCGCCGCGCTTAAACGTTACATTCAAAGCGGTGCGAATGTGGAAAGCACCGCCTACTGGTTATACAGGTGA